In a genomic window of Oncorhynchus clarkii lewisi isolate Uvic-CL-2024 unplaced genomic scaffold, UVic_Ocla_1.0 unplaced_contig_5358_pilon_pilon, whole genome shotgun sequence:
- the LOC139403117 gene encoding GTPase IMAP family member 9-like has translation MTEQNKEVRIVLVGKIGSGKSATGNAILGRKAFESKMSSFSVTSSSKKKRGNVGGQHVAVIDTPGLFDTKLTQEEALKEISQCLLFSAPGPHVFLVVLKLGGFTEEQQEIVKMIQTLFGDEASKYTMVVFTHGDLLDDVTIEDFLHGNPKLESFITKCNGGYHVFKNKDQNPSQVTELLEKINKMVKMNGGSHYTTEMFQEAERVIEEEKNRILRENEEKIHKEREELKAKFEGVCLREEVEKLGIKQERKARKNAEKFSKMGTGATIGAALGTFGGPVGMSVGAAMGVAVGAGACSTQ, from the exons ATGACTG AACAAAATAAAGAGGTCCGGATTGTTCTGGTTGGGAAGATTGGTTCTGGGAAGAGCGCAACAGGAAACGCCATCCTGGGGAGAAAAGCGTTTGAATCCAAAATGTCCTCTTTTTCTGTGACATCCTCAAGTAAAAAGAAAAGAGGAAATGTGGGAGGGCAACATGTAGCTGTCATCGACACACCAGGCTTGTTTGACACCAAGTTAACACAGGAGGAAGCACTGAAAGAGATCTCACAGTGCCTGCTATTCTCCGCTCCTGGTCCCCATGTGTTCCTGGTTGTTCTCAAGCTGGGAGGATTCACTGAAGAGCAGCAGGAAATTGTGAAGATGATCCAGACATTATTTGGTGATGAAGCATCGAAATACACCATGGTTGTCTTCACACATGGAGACCTTCTTGATGATGTAACAATTGAAGACTTCCTGCATGGAAATCCCAAACTGGAAAGTTTCATTACCAAATGTAACGGGGGATATCATGTCTTCAAAAACAAAGATCAGAATCCCTCCCAGGTCACTGAGCTCCTTGAGAAGATAAACAAGATGGTGAAGATGAATGGAGGAAGCCACTACACCACTGAGATGTTCCAGGAGGCTGAGAGAGTGATTGAAGAAGAGAAGAACAGGATCttgagagagaatgaagagaagATACACAAAGAGAGGGAAGAACTGAAGGCAAAGTTTGAAGGAGTGTGTCTAAGAGAAGAAGTAGAGAAGCTGGGGATAAAACAGGAAAGAAAAGCTAGAAAGAATGCTGAGAAATTTAGCAAAATGGGAACAGGTGCTACAATCGGAGCGGCTTTGGGAACATTTGGAGGCCCAGTTGGTATGTCAGTTGGTGCAGCAATGGGAGTTGCAGTGGGAGCTGGAGCATGCAGTACTCAATGA